In a genomic window of Alphaproteobacteria bacterium:
- the purU gene encoding formyltetrahydrofolate deformylase, which produces MSKSQGAAPQRYILTISCPDAVGIVASVAGFLSGFGAFIEESSHFGDPVTQRFFMRTVFQDHPDLPPIEKIEADFASQVGSRFGMEWRIFEAGYKPRVLLLVSKFDHCLNDLLYRYRTGQLKMDIPAVVSNHRDLERLVEWHGIPYHHLPVDAASKPAQEAQILEMVDRMQIDLVVLARYMQVLSENMCKSLSGRCINIHHSFLPSFKGARPYHQAHARGVKIIGATAHYVTTDLDEGPIIEQEVERVDHAMTPDTLAAIGRDIESRVLARAVGYHIEHRVLMNGVKTVIFK; this is translated from the coding sequence ATGAGCAAAAGCCAAGGCGCTGCCCCGCAGCGCTACATCCTGACCATTTCCTGCCCTGACGCCGTGGGGATCGTGGCTTCTGTGGCGGGCTTTCTGTCCGGCTTCGGCGCCTTCATCGAGGAATCGTCGCATTTCGGCGATCCCGTCACCCAGCGCTTTTTCATGCGCACGGTGTTTCAAGACCATCCCGATCTGCCGCCCATCGAAAAGATCGAGGCTGATTTCGCCTCGCAAGTGGGGTCGAGGTTCGGCATGGAGTGGCGCATCTTCGAGGCGGGCTACAAGCCGCGCGTTCTGCTGCTGGTCTCGAAGTTCGACCACTGTCTGAACGATCTGCTGTATCGCTATCGCACCGGCCAGTTGAAGATGGACATTCCGGCGGTGGTCTCAAACCACCGCGATCTGGAACGCCTGGTCGAATGGCACGGCATTCCCTATCACCATCTGCCGGTCGACGCCGCCAGCAAGCCCGCCCAGGAAGCGCAGATTCTGGAAATGGTCGATCGCATGCAGATCGATCTGGTCGTGCTGGCGCGCTATATGCAGGTTTTGTCCGAGAACATGTGCAAAAGCCTTTCCGGGCGCTGCATCAACATCCATCATTCGTTCCTGCCCAGCTTTAAGGGGGCCAGGCCCTATCATCAGGCGCATGCCAGGGGCGTCAAGATCATCGGCGCCACGGCGCATTACGTGACCACCGATCTCGACGAAGGACCGATCATCGAGCAGGAAGTCGAGCGGGTCGATCACGCCATGACGCCCGACACTTTGGCCGCCATCGGGCGCGACATCGAAAGCCGCGTCCTGGCCCGCGCCGTCGGCTATCACATCGAGCATCGCGTGCTGATGAACGGCGTGAAAACGGTGATCTTCAAATAA
- a CDS encoding transcriptional repressor, which translates to MNARPYSLAMDRLRGAGLRPTRQRLALAKLLFENGHRHVTAEQLHSEAMQANIRVSLATVYNTLHQFTDVALLREIVADSGRSYFDTNTSDHHHFYYERQGRLEDVMGEGIKLEHLPVPPDGTRIRRVDVVIRLAD; encoded by the coding sequence ATGAACGCACGCCCTTACAGCCTTGCCATGGACCGCCTGCGCGGTGCCGGACTTCGCCCCACCCGCCAGCGTCTGGCTTTGGCGAAATTGCTGTTCGAGAATGGTCACCGCCATGTAACGGCGGAACAGCTTCATAGCGAGGCCATGCAGGCCAACATCCGCGTTTCGCTGGCCACCGTCTACAACACGCTGCACCAGTTCACCGACGTCGCCCTGCTGCGCGAAATCGTCGCCGATTCGGGCCGTTCGTATTTCGACACCAACACCTCGGACCATCATCATTTCTATTACGAGCGTCAGGGCCGCCTGGAAGACGTGATGGGCGAAGGCATCAAGCTGGAGCATCTGCCGGTGCCGCCCGACGGCACGCGCATCCGTCGCGTCGATGTGGTGATCCGTCTGGCAGATTGA